A genome region from Gopherus flavomarginatus isolate rGopFla2 chromosome 9, rGopFla2.mat.asm, whole genome shotgun sequence includes the following:
- the TRIM69 gene encoding E3 ubiquitin-protein ligase TRIM69 — protein sequence MSSFSSTNVSSSSSTSVSDNESKINLLLSTSSSELPSRPQAEDFTKELTCPLCLEWFKEAVILPCGHNFCKPCIEEIWGRAEVCLCPECQAQSPDRQYIGNIVLEKLVEKIKGFHVGKCQQKCSKHGEPLKLFRKMDGKLACFLCRDAQKPEDQSSQFLLLPDAVQLYAEKLISTRTQLEATVQELKILKNAQQEKISCHKENKFHLQHHISLEFLKLHQFLHGREKRLMNELQEEGKILLQEMEANLNKLQEKWKRAKETVIRIQSRLYQHSSIDFLTGIKTFMEHLEEKTGTLSLGALVCHELSLGQFKGPIQYNAWKEMKSILGPGLSLVTLDPKTAHPNLVLSEDLRCVRHVDTKQMLPDTPERFDSSVAVLGSEGFTSGKHYWEVEVENKTKWTLGVVKESINRKGNNTLSPRDGYWLIRLRNRNKFKALDIPARGLTLNTSLSRIGVYLDYEGGQVSFYDANKMSHIYTFMDTFTEKLYPYFCPCLNDSSENSEPLKIFFNM from the exons ATGTCATCTTTCTCCAGTACAAAcgtctcctcttcctcatccacttCTGTAAGTGACAATGAAAGCAAAATAAACCTCTTACTCAGCACCAGCTCCTCTGAACTGCCCTCAAGGCCACAAGCTGAAGATTTCACCAAGGAGCTGACCTGCCCTCTGTGCCTGGAATGGTTTAAGGAGGCAGTGATTTTGCCTTGTGGCCACAACTTCTGCAAACCCTGTATTGAGGAAATCTGGGGCAGGGCGGAGGTCTGCCTGTGCCCAGAGTGCCAAGCACAGTCCCCAGATAGGCAGTACATAGGGAACATAGTGCTGGAAAAActagtggaaaagatcaagggcTTTCATGTAGGGAAATGCCAGCAGAAATGCAGCAAACACGGTGAGCCTCTCAAGCTGTTCAGGAAGATGGATGGGAAACTGGCCTGCTTTCTCTGCAGAGATGCCCAGAAGCCTGAAGATCAAAGCTCCCAATTCCTACTCCTCCCAGACGCCGTGCAGCTCTATGCG GAAAAGCTGATCTCCACCAGAACTCAGCTGGAGGCCACAGTGCAGGAATTAAAGATTCTGAAAAATGCCCAGCAAGAGAAGATCTCTTGTCACAAA GAGAACAAATTTCATCTTCAGCATCACATCTCCTTAGAGTTTCTGAAACTCCACCAGTTCCTTCATGGAAGGGAGAAAAGATTAATGAATgagctgcaagaggaggggaaaatCCTCCTCCAAGAAATGGAGGCAAATCTAAACAAGCTCCAGGAAAAGTGGAAGCGAGCCAAGGAGACGGTGATACGCATTCAGTCCCGACTCTACCAGCACAGTTCTATCGACTTCCTTACA GGCATAAAAACCTTCATGGAACA CTTAGAGGAAAAAACAGGCACCTTATCTCTGGGAGCACTTGTCTGTCATGAACTGAGCCTGGGACAGTTCAAGGGTCCAATTCAGTACAACGCATGGAAGGAAATGAAATCCATCCTTGGACCAG GCCTTTCCTTGGTAACTCTGGACCCGAAGACAGCGCATCCAAACCTTGTTCTCTCTGAAGATCTGCGCTGTGTGAGACACGTTGACACAAAGCAGATGCTCCCAGATACCCCAGAGAGGTTTGATTCCAGTGTTGCTGTCCTGGGATCTGAAGGATTCACTTCAGGGAAACATTATTGGGAAGTGGAGGTGGAGAACAAGACCAAATGGACTTTGGGGGTGGTCAAAGAGTCCATCAACCGGAAAGGGAACAACACATTATCACCCAGGGATGGATACTGGCTTATAAGACTCAGGAACAGGAATAAGTTTAAAGCTTTGGATATACCTGCGAGAGGTCTGACCCTGAACACTAGCCTGTCTAGGATTGGGGTGTATCTGGACTATGAGGGGGGACAGGTGTCCTTTTATGATGCTAATAAGATGTCCCATATCTACACTTTCATGGACACTTTCACAGAAAAGCTTTACCCGTACTTCTGTCCCTGCTTGAATGACTCCAGTGAGAACAGTGAACCCCTGAAAATCTTCTTCAACATGTAG